In Psychrobacter sp. P11G3, a single genomic region encodes these proteins:
- a CDS encoding META domain-containing protein: MVGSRNKPTLKLLLLPSMMAVSLMLSACQKEAASSENDTSEGAEAGEMTDSAVSEGLVSSMSPTSDESEPVELTAQDKLTTTLSHHRWTLVNAVDANEKPMAEFANINSQVTLAFNQYQGQDTLSYSVGCNTISAGYQLKGHTLTTEEGMSTKMSCGELDVAENTLNTLMQGSSEFKIDQGDNPVLTQFTDDDVTLVWNGRLTAQAKYNSKGETVFWAVNSETVPCEAGNSEQCLQVKPITYNDQGIKTHEGQWRVFVGEIDGYQHDSKHEEVLRLQRYPLNIDELSETNEPIKDDTADEKYAYILDAVIESAVVE, translated from the coding sequence ATGGTAGGTAGCCGAAATAAGCCAACGTTAAAATTACTGCTATTACCCAGTATGATGGCAGTTAGTCTGATGCTAAGTGCGTGTCAAAAAGAAGCGGCGTCTAGCGAAAATGATACATCAGAGGGTGCTGAAGCTGGCGAGATGACAGACTCAGCCGTAAGTGAAGGTCTGGTATCTAGTATGAGCCCTACATCAGACGAATCTGAACCTGTTGAATTAACCGCTCAAGATAAGCTGACGACCACCTTATCTCATCATCGTTGGACGTTAGTAAATGCTGTTGATGCCAATGAAAAACCTATGGCTGAATTTGCGAATATCAACAGTCAGGTAACGCTGGCGTTTAACCAGTATCAAGGGCAAGACACGCTAAGCTATAGCGTAGGCTGTAATACGATTAGTGCTGGCTATCAGTTAAAAGGGCATACCTTAACTACTGAAGAGGGTATGAGTACGAAGATGTCTTGTGGCGAGCTAGATGTGGCTGAAAACACCTTGAATACATTGATGCAGGGCAGTAGTGAGTTCAAAATTGATCAAGGCGATAATCCAGTATTGACCCAGTTTACTGACGATGATGTGACTCTGGTTTGGAATGGTAGGCTTACTGCACAAGCGAAATATAACAGTAAGGGTGAAACGGTATTTTGGGCAGTAAACTCCGAAACTGTACCATGCGAAGCAGGTAACTCTGAGCAGTGTCTACAAGTTAAACCTATCACCTACAATGATCAAGGTATTAAAACTCACGAAGGACAGTGGCGAGTATTCGTTGGTGAGATCGATGGCTATCAGCATGACAGCAAACACGAAGAGGTATTACGCTTGCAACGCTATCCACTAAACATCGATGAATTATCAGAGACTAATGAGCCAATTAAAGATGATACTGCTGATGAAAAGTATGCTTATATACTAGATGCTGTCATTGAAAGTGCAGTTGTAGAGTAG
- a CDS encoding glutathione S-transferase family protein: MKKLYITRTAPNPRKALILLASKGIDIDDMDDVDVIDIDFAANEQMSEAFTQMNPMQTVPVLTLDDGTVLNDSQAVCEYLDRVYGERSVMGNDVVQRAQVCSMRRVAEFEVMYNLMLAFQHSHPSKAQRVEQVPEFVAPSIARAVKAMAYFETILEGREYLVGEQLSFADIVLYLSLDFGKVLKINPNEQGENLARFYQKMNERFSIKNMAKAKSASVDD, encoded by the coding sequence ATGAAAAAACTATATATTACCCGTACAGCGCCCAATCCACGTAAAGCGCTTATCTTATTGGCTTCAAAAGGTATCGATATCGATGATATGGATGATGTCGATGTGATCGATATTGATTTTGCGGCAAATGAGCAAATGTCAGAAGCCTTTACGCAAATGAATCCAATGCAGACCGTACCTGTTTTGACCTTAGATGATGGTACTGTATTGAATGATTCGCAGGCAGTTTGTGAGTATCTAGATCGTGTTTACGGTGAGCGTTCGGTCATGGGTAATGATGTGGTACAGCGTGCGCAAGTTTGCTCTATGCGCCGTGTTGCAGAGTTTGAAGTGATGTATAACTTGATGCTCGCGTTTCAGCACAGCCATCCATCTAAAGCACAACGTGTTGAGCAAGTGCCAGAGTTCGTCGCACCATCAATTGCTCGTGCTGTTAAAGCCATGGCGTACTTTGAGACGATATTAGAAGGTCGCGAATACCTAGTAGGTGAGCAATTAAGTTTTGCGGATATCGTGCTATATCTGAGCTTAGATTTTGGTAAAGTATTGAAGATTAATCCTAATGAGCAAGGCGAAAACCTGGCTCGTTTTTATCAAAAGATGAATGAACGCTTCAGTATTAAAAATATGGCTAAAGCCAAATCTGCAAGTGTGGATGACTAA
- a CDS encoding peroxiredoxin, which translates to MAHLRLGDTAPNFDATTTEGDINFHEWAGDHWVVFFSHPADFTPVCTTELGRAAALNGEFQKRNVKPICISVDSLEDHKAWASDIGETQGTDMNFPIIADPNKEVAELYDMMHPNADSTHTVRSVFIIDPSKKVRLTLTYPASCGRNFDEIIRVIDALQLSDEYNIATPVDWKDGDDVIIPPSVKNEDIAAKYPKGHKEIKPYLRTTPAPNK; encoded by the coding sequence ATGGCACATTTACGTTTAGGTGATACCGCACCAAATTTTGACGCTACAACCACAGAAGGTGACATCAATTTTCATGAGTGGGCAGGCGATCATTGGGTCGTTTTTTTCTCGCATCCAGCAGATTTCACGCCAGTATGTACCACTGAGCTTGGTCGCGCCGCTGCACTAAATGGCGAGTTCCAAAAGCGCAATGTAAAGCCGATTTGTATTTCTGTTGATAGCCTAGAAGATCACAAAGCGTGGGCGAGCGATATCGGTGAGACTCAAGGCACAGATATGAACTTCCCAATCATCGCTGATCCTAATAAAGAAGTCGCTGAGCTATATGACATGATGCATCCTAATGCCGACAGCACTCATACAGTACGTAGCGTCTTTATCATTGATCCAAGCAAAAAAGTTCGTCTAACGCTGACATATCCTGCCAGCTGTGGCCGTAACTTTGATGAAATTATCCGCGTAATTGACGCACTACAGTTGTCGGATGAGTATAATATTGCAACACCTGTAGACTGGAAAGATGGTGATGATGTGATCATTCCGCCAAGTGTGAAAAACGAAGATATCGCTGCAAAATATCCAAAAGGTCACAAAGAGATTAAGCCGTATCTACGTACCACGCCTGCACCAAACAAATAA
- a CDS encoding glutamine--tRNA ligase/YqeY domain fusion protein yields the protein MSDHSSNNAQKDEAKNDFIRNIIRDDVNAQKYQQIVTRFPPEPNGYLHLGHVKSICLNFGVAKEFGGVCNLRFDDTNPTAEKQDYIDNIKNDVQWLGFEWAGEAHHASGYFDQLHAWAIQLIEQGDAYVDLQTPEQIKENRGSFNEAGTPSPYRDASVEENLALFNDMKDGKYAEGKAILRAKIDMASPNMNLRDPVIYRVMHQAHHQTGDKWCIYPMYDFAHPLSDALEGITHSLCTLEFEDHRPFYDWVIEKIGFDVPPHQYEFSRLNIDHTLTSKRKLKQLVDEGIVSGWNDPRMPTVAGMRRRGYTPEGLRDFCERVGVTKADSVVDFRLLEFSVRQSLETTTGRGMAVLKPLKVTITNFSEAVSSWESQKADSVNARFDDATQTLWLTQPNHPNVDMGEREIPFTETLYIDQGDYEIEPPAGYKRLSPEKPEIRLRNTYVLAVTEHITDEDGNVVELKATIDPATLGNNPEGRKVKGVIHWVSASQGVPATVRMYEQLFSAEDPSGVADVHQALNSNSLTELNAVVEPSLVSADAGTRFQFEREGYFISDSEDHSTDKPVFNQIVSLRDSYKPA from the coding sequence ATGAGTGATCACTCAAGCAACAATGCACAAAAAGACGAAGCAAAAAACGATTTTATTCGTAATATCATTCGTGACGATGTCAATGCGCAAAAATACCAACAAATTGTAACGCGCTTTCCGCCTGAGCCAAATGGCTACCTGCATTTAGGCCACGTAAAATCTATCTGCTTAAACTTTGGTGTGGCCAAAGAGTTCGGCGGTGTGTGCAACCTGCGTTTTGATGACACTAACCCAACTGCCGAAAAGCAAGATTACATCGACAATATTAAGAACGATGTGCAGTGGTTAGGTTTTGAGTGGGCAGGCGAGGCGCACCATGCCTCAGGTTATTTCGATCAGCTACATGCATGGGCAATCCAGTTGATTGAGCAAGGCGACGCTTATGTTGATTTGCAAACCCCTGAGCAAATCAAGGAAAACCGTGGTTCATTCAATGAAGCGGGAACGCCTTCACCATATCGTGATGCCAGTGTTGAAGAAAATCTAGCGCTGTTCAACGATATGAAAGACGGGAAATACGCTGAAGGAAAGGCTATTTTGCGTGCCAAGATTGATATGGCCAGCCCAAATATGAACCTACGTGATCCTGTCATCTATCGCGTGATGCATCAAGCGCATCATCAGACTGGTGATAAATGGTGCATCTATCCGATGTATGACTTTGCTCATCCACTCTCAGATGCGTTAGAAGGAATTACCCATTCATTATGTACGCTTGAGTTTGAAGATCATCGTCCATTTTATGATTGGGTCATCGAAAAAATCGGCTTTGACGTACCGCCGCATCAGTACGAGTTTAGCCGCTTAAACATTGATCATACATTGACCAGTAAGCGTAAGCTAAAGCAGTTAGTAGATGAAGGTATCGTCAGTGGTTGGAATGATCCTCGTATGCCGACCGTCGCTGGCATGCGTCGCCGTGGTTACACGCCAGAGGGTTTGCGTGATTTTTGTGAGCGTGTGGGCGTGACCAAAGCGGATAGTGTGGTTGATTTCCGTTTACTAGAATTTAGCGTTCGTCAATCGTTAGAGACGACTACTGGTCGCGGTATGGCGGTGCTAAAGCCATTGAAAGTGACGATCACTAACTTTAGCGAAGCGGTCAGCAGCTGGGAGTCGCAAAAAGCCGATAGCGTTAATGCGCGTTTTGACGATGCGACTCAGACGCTTTGGTTGACTCAGCCAAACCATCCTAACGTGGATATGGGCGAGCGTGAGATTCCGTTTACCGAGACGCTATACATCGATCAAGGTGATTATGAGATTGAACCGCCAGCAGGCTATAAGCGTCTTTCTCCAGAAAAGCCAGAGATTCGTCTGCGTAACACCTACGTACTAGCAGTCACTGAGCATATCACTGATGAAGATGGCAATGTCGTTGAGCTAAAAGCGACGATTGACCCTGCTACTTTGGGAAACAACCCTGAAGGGCGCAAGGTCAAAGGCGTGATTCATTGGGTATCAGCCAGTCAAGGTGTGCCAGCGACAGTACGCATGTACGAGCAGCTATTCAGTGCTGAGGACCCAAGTGGCGTCGCTGATGTTCATCAAGCGCTAAACTCGAACTCGCTCACTGAGTTAAATGCAGTAGTTGAGCCATCTTTGGTCAGTGCCGATGCTGGCACGCGCTTCCAGTTTGAGCGTGAAGGTTACTTCATCTCTGACAGCGAAGATCATAGCACGGATAAGCCAGTATTTAACCAAATCGTTAGCTTACGTGATAGCTATAAGCCAGCTTAA
- a CDS encoding peptidylprolyl isomerase, which translates to MVDMPPVVELETNMGAIVIELNEEKAPKTVENFLNYVKSGQYDGTIFHRIIDGFMIQGGGMDAEMNEKPTNAPIENEADNGLKNDKGTIAMARTQDPHSATSQFFINVKDNDFLNHSGKNMQGWGYTVFGKVTSGMDVIEKMRSVPTGRFGMHADVPKEPVVINSATIITQ; encoded by the coding sequence ATGGTAGACATGCCACCAGTAGTAGAACTTGAAACCAATATGGGTGCGATCGTTATCGAACTCAACGAAGAAAAAGCACCAAAAACCGTAGAAAACTTTTTAAACTACGTAAAATCTGGTCAGTATGACGGTACAATTTTCCATCGCATCATTGATGGTTTCATGATTCAAGGCGGCGGAATGGACGCTGAGATGAATGAAAAACCAACCAATGCTCCTATCGAAAACGAAGCGGACAACGGTCTAAAAAATGACAAAGGTACTATCGCAATGGCGCGTACCCAAGATCCGCATTCAGCAACTAGCCAGTTCTTCATCAACGTAAAAGACAACGACTTCCTAAACCACTCTGGCAAAAACATGCAAGGTTGGGGTTACACCGTATTTGGTAAAGTAACCAGCGGTATGGACGTTATCGAAAAAATGCGCAGCGTACCAACGGGTCGTTTCGGCATGCATGCTGATGTGCCAAAAGAGCCAGTTGTTATCAACTCAGCAACCATCATTACTCAGTAA
- a CDS encoding UDP-2,3-diacylglucosamine diphosphatase, whose protein sequence is MQSFDHLITTRPHQVRQVLISDLHLSPQEPALVQAFLALLDDCLALPALKHLFILGDWFEVWLGDDTYLSLSEDEKIAHWLTPLIAKLKQLRINGCEILVMHGNRDFLLGQPFCNLFGGELIYEPYTLAVGAQNYRLEHGDALCTDDKKYQFFRKIMRNRLTQWYLLNKSLEKRLAIADNMRKKSQQNNANKAAHIMDVNDKAVRQAITTSDALLHGHTHRPDIHQATADKKRYVLGDWRLLNKDTRQPKVSAVIGAVTDDEHSNDRFSSNDLSSNAAKFELFEFTMLV, encoded by the coding sequence ATGCAAAGTTTTGATCACTTAATCACGACCCGCCCTCATCAAGTGCGGCAAGTATTGATTAGCGATTTGCATTTATCGCCTCAGGAGCCTGCCTTAGTGCAGGCTTTTTTGGCGCTATTAGATGACTGTCTAGCCCTACCTGCGCTAAAACACCTCTTTATATTGGGTGATTGGTTTGAGGTGTGGCTAGGTGATGATACGTATTTATCGTTGTCAGAAGACGAGAAGATAGCACATTGGCTGACTCCATTGATTGCAAAACTAAAGCAGCTACGTATCAATGGCTGTGAGATATTGGTCATGCACGGTAATCGTGATTTTTTATTGGGTCAGCCTTTTTGTAATCTGTTCGGTGGTGAGCTAATTTATGAGCCATACACTTTAGCCGTTGGAGCACAAAATTACCGCTTAGAACACGGTGATGCACTCTGTACTGATGATAAAAAATATCAGTTCTTTCGCAAAATTATGCGCAATCGTTTAACTCAGTGGTATTTGCTTAATAAGTCATTAGAAAAACGCCTAGCCATCGCAGATAATATGCGCAAAAAAAGCCAACAGAACAATGCGAACAAAGCTGCGCATATTATGGATGTGAATGATAAAGCCGTACGTCAAGCCATCACTACTAGCGATGCATTATTACACGGACATACTCATCGTCCAGACATTCATCAGGCGACTGCTGATAAAAAGCGCTACGTGCTTGGCGACTGGCGATTATTAAATAAAGACACTCGCCAGCCGAAAGTTAGCGCCGTGATTGGTGCAGTGACAGATGATGAGCATTCAAATGACCGTTTTAGTAGTAACGATTTAAGCAGTAATGCTGCTAAGTTTGAATTGTTTGAGTTTACAATGCTTGTTTGA
- the orn gene encoding oligoribonuclease gives MTTGDHPNKIKIKNQGKKGLVWIDLEMTGLDTLNDEIIEIATVVTDEDLNVLAEGPVFAIKVSDQVLNKMDDWNTKQHGQSGLVDRVRRSTVTLAEAEAETIKFLNKWVDSGKSPMCGNSICQDRRFMARQMPELERFFHYRNLDVSSIKELCFRWRPDILKNFEKGGSHLALDDIRDSIRELKHYRQHFFKLIP, from the coding sequence ATGACTACCGGTGACCATCCCAATAAGATTAAAATCAAAAATCAAGGTAAAAAAGGGCTGGTGTGGATTGATTTAGAAATGACCGGACTTGATACCTTAAACGATGAGATTATCGAGATTGCTACTGTCGTTACTGACGAAGATTTGAATGTGCTTGCTGAAGGGCCTGTATTTGCTATCAAAGTATCAGATCAAGTCTTAAACAAAATGGATGACTGGAATACCAAGCAACACGGTCAGTCAGGATTGGTCGATCGTGTGCGTCGTAGCACGGTGACATTGGCAGAAGCCGAAGCTGAGACTATTAAATTTTTGAATAAGTGGGTCGATAGTGGTAAGTCGCCAATGTGCGGTAATTCTATCTGTCAAGATCGTCGCTTTATGGCGCGTCAAATGCCAGAGCTTGAGCGATTCTTCCATTATCGTAATCTTGACGTGTCATCAATTAAAGAGCTTTGTTTCCGCTGGCGTCCTGATATCTTAAAGAATTTCGAAAAAGGTGGCAGTCATTTAGCCTTAGACGATATTCGTGACTCTATCCGTGAGCTAAAGCATTACCGTCAGCATTTCTTTAAGCTAATACCTTAA
- the rsgA gene encoding ribosome small subunit-dependent GTPase A — MALIRQRKLTKQQIRRIDKQQLSNQDSIDDSLMDGVVMAHYGKQLEVQVTSLPAVIPEQPEIAPDDPEPFWQTLELNDIWRCHVRTNLPMLAAGDQVRWNADSNTGFGRIEAVKPRTSLVSRPDRYHKLKPVAANVDILAIVFAPLPAAAPTLIDRYLVVCHHAGVKPLLVLNKADLLAEENGVDTNELLAQYAALGYESVLTSVDCPENIAESDEQEGLDELKRYIDKKLVIFAGQSGVGKSSLINALLPDSGQSVNIISQNSKLGQHTTTTSRLLPFNPEDLTQGGIVDTPGIREYGIWHLTPDDIISGFVELAPLAGGCQFRDCRHTHNSKGCALWQAVADGEVLQRRVENLVTLREEADTKPY, encoded by the coding sequence ATGGCATTAATCCGGCAACGCAAACTGACTAAACAACAGATTCGTCGCATTGACAAGCAGCAACTGTCCAATCAAGATAGTATTGATGACAGTTTGATGGATGGCGTGGTCATGGCGCATTACGGTAAGCAACTAGAAGTACAAGTCACTAGCCTGCCAGCTGTCATACCTGAGCAGCCAGAGATTGCTCCTGATGATCCTGAGCCGTTTTGGCAAACGCTTGAATTGAATGATATCTGGCGCTGTCATGTGCGTACCAATCTACCGATGCTAGCTGCTGGCGACCAAGTGCGCTGGAATGCTGACTCTAATACTGGCTTTGGTCGTATCGAAGCGGTCAAACCGCGTACATCGCTGGTTTCTCGTCCTGACCGCTATCATAAGCTCAAACCTGTTGCCGCCAATGTCGATATTTTGGCGATTGTTTTTGCGCCATTGCCTGCCGCTGCGCCAACGTTGATCGATCGCTATCTCGTGGTATGCCATCATGCAGGTGTCAAACCACTATTGGTACTCAACAAAGCCGACTTATTGGCAGAAGAAAATGGCGTGGACACCAATGAACTGTTGGCACAATATGCCGCGCTTGGTTATGAAAGCGTTCTGACTTCGGTGGACTGCCCTGAAAATATCGCTGAGAGTGATGAGCAAGAAGGCCTTGATGAACTAAAACGCTATATAGATAAAAAGCTGGTGATCTTCGCGGGTCAATCTGGCGTTGGCAAAAGCAGTCTAATCAACGCCCTTCTGCCTGACTCTGGACAGAGCGTCAATATCATTTCGCAAAACTCTAAGCTCGGTCAGCATACCACGACGACCAGTCGACTGCTGCCATTCAACCCCGAAGACCTCACTCAAGGCGGTATCGTTGATACACCAGGGATTCGTGAGTATGGCATTTGGCACCTTACCCCTGACGATATTATTTCAGGCTTCGTTGAGCTAGCGCCATTGGCCGGCGGTTGCCAATTCCGTGACTGTCGCCATACTCACAACAGCAAAGGCTGCGCACTATGGCAAGCGGTAGCTGATGGTGAAGTATTGCAGCGCCGCGTTGAAAACCTCGTTACGCTACGAGAAGAGGCAGATACTAAGCCTTATTAA
- a CDS encoding rhodanese-like domain-containing protein — protein MDRALEFVGNHPFLFGILAVLAILFFTIENKRSGRKISPNTLGMMVNSQNAQLIDIRAKKKFESGYIQGSRNIPFTDLKDRLEEIRAIEQPVIIICDMGVQAGAAIQMIGKDSVYRLEGGIGGWQGAGMPLVGVKDAKAKAKGKTKPSLSK, from the coding sequence TTGGATCGTGCGCTGGAATTTGTGGGCAACCACCCGTTTTTATTTGGTATATTAGCCGTACTTGCTATACTGTTTTTTACGATTGAAAACAAACGTAGCGGTAGAAAAATATCGCCTAACACGCTTGGCATGATGGTCAATTCTCAAAACGCGCAACTTATCGATATTCGCGCTAAGAAGAAGTTTGAATCAGGCTATATTCAGGGCAGCCGCAACATACCGTTCACTGACCTCAAAGACCGCTTAGAAGAGATTCGCGCGATTGAGCAGCCAGTGATTATCATCTGTGACATGGGCGTCCAAGCAGGCGCTGCGATTCAGATGATTGGTAAAGATAGTGTCTATCGCTTAGAAGGCGGTATTGGCGGCTGGCAAGGTGCTGGCATGCCGTTGGTTGGTGTAAAAGACGCCAAAGCAAAGGCTAAAGGTAAAACAAAACCAAGTCTAAGCAAATAA
- the grxC gene encoding glutaredoxin 3, translated as MTVSVKVYTTPICPYCSNAKQLLKTKGVDYEEIGMHDMSSEERQALMKKTNNYRTVPQIFVGETFVGGFDELNQMNQQGKLDELLAG; from the coding sequence ATGACTGTATCTGTGAAAGTTTATACTACCCCTATCTGCCCATACTGCTCAAACGCCAAACAACTACTAAAAACCAAAGGCGTTGATTATGAAGAAATCGGCATGCACGATATGAGCAGCGAAGAGCGCCAAGCACTGATGAAAAAAACCAATAACTACCGCACTGTGCCGCAAATCTTCGTTGGCGAAACCTTTGTTGGTGGTTTTGATGAACTTAACCAAATGAACCAACAAGGCAAACTTGACGAGCTATTGGCTGGTTAA
- the secB gene encoding protein-export chaperone SecB, with protein sequence MAEEQAQPQLALERIYVKDMSLEVPGASVFTKEWNPELDINLSSNAEKLDDDHYQIILTVSVTAKNAEEAAFIAEVHQAGIFLLKDIPEDQIGQILGAYCPNVLFPYAREVISDIVTRGSFPQLLLAPVNFDQAYAQSQQQAQVDAQGNA encoded by the coding sequence ATGGCTGAAGAACAAGCACAACCACAATTGGCACTAGAACGCATCTACGTAAAAGATATGTCACTTGAAGTCCCAGGCGCTAGCGTATTCACTAAAGAGTGGAACCCAGAGCTTGATATCAATTTGTCTAGCAACGCTGAAAAACTAGATGACGATCATTATCAAATCATCCTAACTGTGAGCGTTACTGCCAAAAATGCGGAAGAAGCAGCATTTATCGCTGAAGTGCATCAAGCAGGTATCTTCTTACTAAAAGACATTCCAGAAGATCAAATCGGTCAAATCTTGGGCGCATACTGCCCTAACGTGTTGTTCCCATATGCTCGTGAAGTCATCAGCGACATCGTGACGCGCGGTAGCTTCCCACAATTGCTACTAGCACCTGTGAACTTTGATCAAGCGTATGCACAGAGTCAGCAGCAAGCACAAGTTGATGCTCAAGGTAACGCATAA
- the adk gene encoding adenylate kinase, giving the protein MRIILLGPPGAGKGTQAQFISKEYDIPQISTGDMLRAAIKEGSELGKKAKDIMNAGGLVSDDLIINLVKERIAKPDCVNGCILDGFPRTIPQAQALADADVAIDHVIEISVPDDEIVSRLSGRRQHPGSGRVYHVDHNPPKVEGIDDVTGEALIQREDDQEATIRDRLSTYHEQTSALVGFYQDKAKEGDDAPNYDKFDGTQGIDDVKQQILSALKG; this is encoded by the coding sequence ATGCGTATTATTTTACTAGGACCACCAGGCGCCGGTAAAGGTACCCAAGCCCAGTTTATTTCTAAAGAATATGATATTCCACAGATCTCAACTGGCGACATGCTACGTGCAGCAATTAAAGAAGGTAGCGAGCTTGGCAAAAAAGCCAAAGATATCATGAATGCTGGTGGTTTGGTTTCTGATGACCTCATTATCAACCTAGTGAAAGAGCGTATCGCTAAGCCTGATTGTGTGAATGGTTGTATCCTAGATGGTTTTCCGCGCACTATTCCTCAAGCGCAAGCACTTGCAGACGCTGATGTTGCTATCGATCATGTTATCGAAATCAGTGTACCTGATGACGAAATCGTGAGCCGTTTGTCTGGCCGTCGTCAGCATCCAGGTTCAGGTCGTGTTTATCATGTCGATCACAATCCACCAAAGGTTGAAGGTATCGATGACGTCACTGGTGAAGCGCTTATCCAGCGTGAAGATGACCAAGAAGCGACTATCCGTGACCGTCTATCTACTTATCATGAGCAAACGTCAGCATTGGTTGGTTTTTACCAAGACAAAGCTAAAGAAGGCGATGATGCGCCTAACTATGACAAGTTTGACGGTACGCAAGGTATCGATGACGTTAAGCAGCAAATTTTGTCTGCACTAAAAGGCTAA
- the ccmI gene encoding c-type cytochrome biogenesis protein CcmI produces MTIFSTVGLFIALSLLVALLLGVITIKPWLKAPRSHSKPVDNQLLDINVAVFRERLAELKTDKDSGIIDDHHYQNQKLELERQLLDAQREVSPMVTPGIKSRLIIMVWVPVLTAMAYLMVGDRTPVFELWASEDKVGQVADDLLTGRIDQPPAWAIEDGNQLISAMQTNVYRHASDYNRWMRLSELFLSLEATDSALEALSRAYRLSPDNEEIATTYAQISFFANKGQLDANSRRVLENILATNPEHEGAQMLMAMGEARASNFDQAQGWIKRLRDSIAAKPGDHTQALSSLDELSANVTMQQQQASEGVEVTVRINASLLPLVKADDTLFVAIRDVKGGPPFAAKRLPISNIKQGEAVISLSDLDAMMPERTLGSARSDKVQLAVIARISHSGNATAESGDLSGNPVVISAEQNQVNVEINQQVP; encoded by the coding sequence ATGACCATATTTTCTACTGTTGGCTTATTTATTGCGCTAAGTTTACTTGTCGCTTTGTTATTGGGTGTTATCACTATTAAGCCGTGGTTAAAAGCACCGCGTTCGCATAGTAAGCCCGTGGACAATCAACTACTGGATATCAACGTTGCTGTGTTTCGTGAGCGACTAGCAGAGCTGAAAACAGACAAAGACAGTGGTATCATTGATGACCATCACTATCAAAACCAGAAGCTTGAGCTTGAACGTCAGCTTTTGGATGCTCAGCGTGAAGTATCACCAATGGTCACGCCAGGGATCAAAAGCCGATTAATTATTATGGTTTGGGTGCCAGTATTAACTGCTATGGCATATCTGATGGTCGGTGATCGCACACCTGTCTTTGAGCTATGGGCAAGCGAAGACAAAGTCGGTCAAGTAGCGGACGATCTATTAACAGGTAGAATCGATCAGCCACCTGCTTGGGCAATTGAAGATGGCAATCAGCTGATTAGTGCCATGCAGACTAACGTTTATCGTCATGCTAGTGACTACAATCGCTGGATGCGCCTGTCGGAGCTGTTCTTGTCATTAGAGGCGACTGATTCGGCACTAGAAGCGTTGTCGCGCGCCTATCGTCTATCACCTGATAACGAAGAAATTGCGACCACTTATGCGCAGATCAGTTTCTTTGCTAATAAGGGGCAGTTAGATGCCAATAGCCGCCGTGTATTAGAAAATATACTGGCTACAAACCCAGAGCATGAAGGCGCACAAATGCTTATGGCGATGGGTGAGGCTCGTGCTAGTAACTTCGATCAAGCACAAGGCTGGATCAAACGTCTGCGTGACAGTATCGCCGCCAAACCAGGCGATCATACGCAAGCGCTATCAAGTCTAGATGAGCTTAGCGCTAATGTGACTATGCAGCAGCAGCAAGCCTCTGAAGGCGTCGAAGTGACAGTCAGAATTAATGCTAGTCTGTTACCATTGGTAAAAGCTGATGATACGCTGTTTGTAGCGATACGTGATGTGAAAGGTGGTCCACCATTTGCGGCTAAGCGTCTACCAATTAGCAACATTAAACAAGGTGAAGCTGTTATTAGCCTAAGTGATCTTGATGCTATGATGCCAGAGCGCACCCTAGGATCAGCTCGTTCTGACAAAGTACAGCTAGCGGTCATCGCTCGTATCAGTCACAGTGGCAATGCTACCGCAGAGTCAGGCGACCTCTCGGGTAATCCAGTGGTCATCAGCGCGGAGCAAAATCAGGTCAATGTGGAGATTAATCAGCAAGTTCCATAG